Genomic window (Vulpes lagopus strain Blue_001 chromosome 6, ASM1834538v1, whole genome shotgun sequence):
GCTGCCCTCCCCAGCCAGCCGTGGCGGGGCTGCGTCTCCACCAGGTCGCAGAGTCGTGCGCGGGTCCCGCCTCCCAGCTCCGCTCCCGCGCGGGGCCTCGTGGCCCGGCCCGCGGAGACCTTGGGGAACAGAGGCTGCGAGGCTCTCCTCGAAGGGCCAGACCAGGAGGCTGCAGCCCAAGCTGCGCCCAACAATAAGCGGCCATCGTCTTGTGCACCCCGGAGCCACCTCCCCGGGCCAGGTCCGGGTGTCCCTCTTGGAGTCGTGGAGCCAGATTCCGGGCGAGGCACGTAGGTGGCCCCGGACGCACGACTGCGGGGTTGGAGCCGGCCCCTTGCTGGTCCCGGCCCCGCCGCAGGTGTGGACGCTCCCCGGTTCTCCGACGCCGCGCTTCGGTTCCAGGACAGCTGCCTCCGGCCTCCGAGCCTCGTCGGGGGGCGGCCTAGGCCCCCGCCGGTTCCCTACTTGCCCTTCCTGCTTCGGACACATCCCGTCTCCTCTGCTTCCTGAGGCCTCGGCCTCTGCGTT
Coding sequences:
- the LOC121493871 gene encoding translation initiation factor IF-2-like; protein product: MCPKQEGQVGNRRGPRPPPDEARRPEAAVLEPKRGVGEPGSVHTCGGAGTSKGPAPTPQSCVRGHLRASPGIWLHDSKRDTRTWPGEVAPGCTRRWPLIVGRSLGCSLLVWPFEESLAASVPQGLRGPGHEAPRGSGAGRRDPRTTLRPGGDAAPPRLAGEGSGARTPALGGAQWQALPPESAGAGGAPPASCSSSRAAWKPWIPGTRRSACRPHHRPPGGGGPRTGVRAALRGSVPGAPTGLRVRGREALTRVTAQQTDFAHKRQCQCLFLEVSTSARGQDRAVLAWRVGLGPAAPRPSGARLLAYSSWGFEGSRAPTF